In Sphingobacterium sp. PCS056, the following proteins share a genomic window:
- a CDS encoding DUF2271 domain-containing protein, with protein MKISIKFLLLLFFVTLFSSHSFAQSSKFKCMIQMNSYEGEGAYIIISLINPKGAYEKTLSVLGPDKQWYNTLKEWHKFQTKSNVKLSAITGASVGGGDRAMRTIEIDDTKLNKGYKLRFESAVEEQKYHVTDVEIPLTTEALAERASGKGYIKFVKLNKVQ; from the coding sequence ATGAAAATTTCTATAAAATTTCTACTTCTTTTATTCTTTGTTACTCTTTTTAGTTCTCATTCATTTGCACAATCGAGTAAGTTCAAATGCATGATCCAAATGAATAGTTATGAAGGTGAAGGTGCATATATCATCATCTCATTAATTAACCCGAAAGGAGCTTATGAAAAGACACTTTCTGTTTTAGGACCAGATAAGCAATGGTATAATACATTGAAAGAATGGCATAAATTTCAAACAAAATCGAATGTTAAATTGAGTGCCATCACCGGTGCTTCTGTTGGTGGTGGTGACCGTGCAATGAGAACGATCGAAATAGATGACACGAAATTAAACAAAGGATATAAGTTGCGCTTTGAATCAGCTGTTGAAGAACAAAAATACCATGTCACCGATGTTGAAATTCCATTGACAACAGAAGCGTTAGCTGAGCGCGCTAGCGGAAAAGGTTATATTAAATTTGTAAAATTAAATAAAGTTCAATAA